The Clostridium septicum genome contains a region encoding:
- a CDS encoding LacI family DNA-binding transcriptional regulator, with translation MRNVTMSDIAKEANVSKTTVSKVLNNKQISVSNETRKNIFEIAKRLNYVPNSVARSLSTRKTNTIGIILPDIENPFFSEMAKAIEENAESLGYNVILCNSYNKDEKEERYIRLLVSKLVDGVIFASGGNSEDSLNILRSNRVPFVVIDREIETIEKYSGVLCDNEQGIELGVNYLFNKGKRQIAFVAGEPKFQISKIRNESYKNIAKKLGVYNPDIICESEFSIEGGMKATEELLLRSKYIDAIFYSSDVMALGGMKYLIRNGYKIPDDISILGYDNINISSLSEPELTTIAQPIYSMGEEAFKLLIEIIGGSDKNQIIKLKTKLIERDSVK, from the coding sequence ATGAGGAATGTAACAATGAGTGATATTGCTAAAGAAGCTAATGTTTCAAAGACTACAGTTTCTAAGGTTTTAAATAATAAGCAAATTAGTGTAAGTAATGAAACAAGAAAAAATATTTTTGAAATTGCAAAGAGATTAAACTACGTACCTAATAGCGTAGCAAGAAGTTTAAGTACAAGAAAAACTAATACTATTGGGATTATATTACCTGATATAGAAAATCCATTTTTTTCAGAAATGGCAAAGGCAATAGAAGAAAATGCTGAGTCACTTGGATATAATGTAATCTTATGTAATTCATATAATAAAGACGAAAAAGAAGAAAGGTATATAAGATTATTAGTAAGCAAACTTGTAGATGGAGTTATATTTGCTTCTGGTGGAAATAGTGAAGATAGTCTTAATATATTAAGAAGTAATAGAGTACCATTTGTAGTTATAGATAGAGAGATAGAAACTATAGAAAAATATAGTGGAGTCTTATGTGATAATGAACAAGGAATTGAATTAGGTGTAAATTATCTTTTTAACAAGGGGAAGAGACAAATAGCATTTGTAGCAGGAGAACCTAAATTTCAAATATCTAAAATAAGAAATGAGAGTTATAAAAATATAGCAAAGAAGTTAGGTGTTTATAATCCAGATATAATATGTGAAAGTGAGTTTTCTATAGAAGGTGGAATGAAGGCAACAGAAGAGTTACTTTTAAGATCAAAATATATTGATGCTATATTTTATAGTAGTGATGTAATGGCATTAGGAGGAATGAAATATTTAATAAGAAATGGTTATAAAATTCCTGATGATATATCTATATTAGGATATGATAATATTAATATTTCATCACTTTCAGAACCAGAGCTTACAACAATAGCTCAACCTATATATAGTATGGGAGAAGAGGCTTTTAAGCTTCTTATAGAAATAATAGGTGGTTCAGATAAAAATCAAATTATAAAGTTAAAAACTAAATTAATAGAAAGAGATAGTGTTAAATAA
- the rbsB gene encoding ribose ABC transporter substrate-binding protein RbsB: MKRKALKILAISLVSALSISIFAGCSRKEEKKKIGMVLSTLNNPFFVSMKDGAEKRAEELGYKLIVLDSQNDPAKERANVEDLIESGVITLLINPTDSDAVSTSIKVANEKKVPVITLDRQANEGEVTSHIASDNVKGGNMAAEFALEKLKDKEHIKAIEIQGVPGASATRDRGKGFNDIVNSNSNIEIVSSQSADFDRQKGLQVMENIIQAIPEFDVVFAHNDEMALGAAKAIKTANKKVILIGFDGNADAEDAILKGDMTATVAQQPDVIGALGVDISKKIDSGEKVDKEIPASLKILIKEDL, encoded by the coding sequence ATGAAAAGAAAAGCTTTAAAAATATTAGCTATATCTTTAGTAAGTGCATTAAGTATTAGTATATTTGCAGGATGTTCAAGAAAAGAAGAAAAGAAGAAAATAGGTATGGTACTTTCAACATTAAATAATCCATTCTTTGTATCTATGAAAGATGGAGCAGAAAAAAGAGCAGAGGAGCTAGGGTATAAATTAATAGTTTTAGATTCACAAAATGACCCTGCTAAAGAAAGAGCAAATGTTGAGGATTTAATAGAATCAGGAGTAATTACATTACTTATAAATCCTACAGATAGTGATGCTGTTTCTACATCAATTAAAGTAGCTAATGAAAAAAAAGTACCAGTTATAACATTAGATAGGCAAGCTAATGAAGGTGAAGTTACTAGTCATATAGCATCAGATAATGTAAAGGGTGGAAATATGGCAGCAGAGTTTGCCCTAGAAAAACTAAAAGATAAAGAACATATAAAGGCTATAGAAATACAAGGTGTACCTGGTGCATCTGCAACTAGAGATAGAGGAAAAGGATTCAATGATATAGTAAATTCCAATAGTAATATAGAAATAGTATCAAGTCAATCAGCAGATTTTGATAGGCAAAAGGGACTTCAAGTTATGGAGAATATAATACAAGCAATACCGGAATTTGATGTGGTTTTTGCACATAATGATGAGATGGCATTAGGCGCAGCAAAAGCTATAAAAACTGCTAATAAAAAAGTTATTTTAATCGGATTTGATGGTAATGCTGATGCAGAAGATGCAATTTTAAAAGGAGATATGACTGCGACTGTAGCTCAACAACCAGATGTAATAGGGGCTTTGGGAGTAGATATATCTAAAAAAATAGATAGTGGAGAAAAAGTTGATAAAGAGATTCCAGCATCATTAAAAATACTTATAAAAGAAGATTTATAG